In the Ramlibacter tataouinensis TTB310 genome, one interval contains:
- a CDS encoding SAM-dependent methyltransferase, with protein sequence MLDTDTLQRPSPGASKDAIQFHYDVGNDFYHLWLDETKTYTCALWNEGDDIAAAQKRKLDHHITEAKAPGVARALDIGCGWGPCLRRMVETHGVQHAVGLTLSQAQADYVKSLGNPGIEIRVESWFDHEPTAPYDAIISIGAFEHFARPDVALAEKIDGYRAFFDRCRRWLRPGGRLSLQTIVYENSDRADLSPFILERIWPETDLPRLADICTAVERKFEVVRLHNDRQGYVRTCAEWVRQLGVHRDKIVSTVGLDTYERYVHWLKLSMVGFHTGTMGLLRITFQRID encoded by the coding sequence ATGCTCGACACCGACACCCTCCAGCGGCCCAGCCCCGGCGCCTCCAAGGACGCGATCCAGTTCCACTACGACGTCGGCAACGACTTCTACCACCTGTGGCTGGATGAAACAAAGACCTACACCTGTGCGCTCTGGAACGAGGGCGACGACATCGCCGCGGCACAAAAGCGCAAGCTCGACCATCACATCACCGAGGCCAAGGCGCCGGGCGTGGCGCGCGCGCTGGACATCGGATGCGGCTGGGGACCCTGCCTGCGGCGCATGGTGGAGACCCATGGCGTCCAACACGCGGTGGGCCTCACGCTCAGCCAGGCGCAGGCCGACTACGTGAAGTCGCTGGGTAATCCGGGGATCGAAATCCGGGTGGAAAGCTGGTTCGATCACGAGCCTACCGCGCCTTATGACGCCATCATCTCCATCGGCGCCTTCGAGCACTTCGCCCGGCCGGACGTCGCGCTGGCCGAGAAGATCGACGGTTACCGGGCCTTCTTCGACCGCTGCCGGCGCTGGCTGCGGCCCGGCGGGCGGCTGTCCCTGCAGACCATCGTGTACGAGAATTCCGACCGCGCCGACCTGAGCCCCTTCATCCTGGAGCGAATCTGGCCGGAAACCGACCTGCCGCGGCTGGCCGACATCTGCACCGCCGTGGAACGCAAGTTCGAGGTGGTACGCCTGCACAACGACCGCCAGGGCTACGTACGCACCTGCGCCGAGTGGGTGCGGCAGCTGGGCGTACACCGGGACAAGATCGTCTCCACGGTCGGCCTGGACACGTACGAGCGTTACGTGCACTGGCTCAAGCTCTCCATGGTCGGGTTCCACACCGGCACCATGGGCCTGCTGCGGATCACGTTCCAGCGGATCGACTGA
- a CDS encoding polyketide synthase encodes MWPEPIAVVGIGCRFPKAPGIEQLWKLLMDGVDAAGVRPRAEWLLPSYVDETHEHIRWILDCPGGFIDRNELPANLIPDTLPDGGSVLDPQQAVFVQCATEALADAGLADLPVRDGAVVGVWCGATNIDYHRWLYSRASNICIAGYVGSAIAAISNRVSNQLNLRGPSLTIDSACTSGLAAVHLACQSLLLGESDFCLAGGINIIINPDSSLTFVASGMLSKSGRCRVFSADADGYIRAEGCAVLMLERLSQARAAGRRVHGLILGSALNHTGESAGISMPRASAQVDLIRRAHAAAGVTAAQVQYVEAHAVGTPLGDMTELASLEQVFAERAGGGGGKVTVGSLKTNFGHCEAASGLAGLLKGLCIARHRKIPPNLHFNDINPRSRKSGRVLHIPLEAMDAGAGRVIAGVSTFGATGANGHMIVAADAS; translated from the coding sequence ATGTGGCCCGAACCGATCGCTGTCGTCGGCATCGGCTGCCGATTCCCCAAGGCACCCGGGATCGAGCAGCTGTGGAAGCTGCTCATGGACGGGGTGGACGCGGCCGGCGTCCGCCCCCGCGCGGAATGGCTGCTTCCCTCCTATGTCGATGAGACGCACGAGCACATCCGCTGGATTCTCGATTGCCCGGGCGGCTTCATCGACCGGAATGAGCTGCCCGCCAATCTGATCCCCGACACGCTGCCCGACGGCGGCTCGGTGCTCGATCCCCAGCAGGCGGTTTTCGTGCAGTGCGCCACCGAGGCGCTGGCCGACGCCGGGCTGGCCGATCTGCCGGTACGCGACGGCGCCGTGGTCGGCGTATGGTGCGGCGCCACCAACATCGACTACCACCGTTGGCTCTACAGCCGCGCCAGCAACATCTGCATCGCGGGCTATGTGGGCTCGGCGATCGCCGCCATCTCCAACCGCGTGTCCAACCAGCTCAACCTGCGCGGGCCCAGCCTGACCATCGACTCGGCCTGCACGTCCGGCCTGGCGGCCGTGCACCTGGCCTGCCAGAGCCTGCTGCTGGGCGAGTCGGACTTCTGCCTGGCCGGCGGCATCAACATCATCATCAACCCGGACTCCAGCCTGACCTTCGTCGCCAGCGGCATGTTGTCCAAGTCGGGGCGCTGCCGGGTGTTCAGCGCCGACGCCGACGGCTACATCCGCGCCGAAGGCTGCGCGGTGCTGATGCTGGAAAGACTCAGCCAGGCGCGCGCCGCGGGACGCCGCGTCCACGGGCTGATCCTGGGCTCGGCGCTCAACCACACGGGCGAAAGCGCGGGCATCAGCATGCCGCGCGCCTCTGCCCAGGTGGATCTGATCCGGCGGGCGCATGCCGCCGCCGGCGTCACGGCCGCCCAGGTCCAGTACGTGGAGGCACACGCGGTGGGCACGCCGCTGGGCGACATGACGGAACTCGCCTCGCTGGAACAGGTATTCGCCGAACGCGCAGGCGGTGGCGGTGGCAAGGTGACGGTCGGCTCGCTCAAGACCAACTTCGGCCATTGCGAAGCGGCGTCCGGCCTGGCCGGCCTGCTCAAGGGCTTGTGCATCGCGAGGCACCGCAAGATACCGCCCAACCTGCACTTCAACGACATCAACCCGCGTTCGCGCAAGAGCGGGCGCGTCCTGCACATTCCGCTGGAGGCCATGGACGCGGGGGCCGGGCGGGTCATCGCCGGCGTCTCCACCTTCGGGGCCACCGGCGCCAACGGCCACATGATCGTGGCCGCCGATGCGTCCTGA
- a CDS encoding fatty acyl-AMP ligase, which translates to METLVAPPTSRTGEATILEVLLRHAASTPDRVAFRFLAGGDVESDSVTFGQLADQTRALALSLHASEEMGACVLLLLDSGLAFIKAMFACMYAGLVPVAVDLPRPNRPTDRLEAIVRHSGCRALITSKADLPRVEKLIVAVPALAALECHLVDTATAGPIAGTALPRPAAGHAAFIQYTSGSTSTPRGVVVTHGNLMSNQVQIKSAFEHDEHTKFCGWLPMFHDMGLIGNVLHPLYLGIECTLMPPAAFVQRPLRWLDAISRYGATTAGGPNFAYDHCVSRIAEAEIDRLDLSGWRAAFSGAEAVRASTLREFARKFARAGFDPTAFLPCYGLAEATLLAAGHSRFGRAEPVVLRVDRAQLEQGRLRCADPAAGAAAGVELVSNGPPAPDQTIFIVDPATVQPCAAGEIGEIWLAGPNVSARYAHDAERTQSVLHARLPGCEQRFVATGDLGTLWSGELLVVGRRKNLIIVRGRKIHAEDLEHLVGRSHELFQRNRCAAFAVQADAAGEESVVIVQEAVRRPRSEAEVRQALAGALDLIAEHFDLVPLDMVLVLPGTIPVTTSGKIRHAPLRRAYLAGEIMPAPVREGSAG; encoded by the coding sequence ATGGAGACCCTCGTCGCGCCGCCGACCAGCCGCACCGGCGAAGCCACGATCCTGGAGGTGTTGCTGCGGCATGCCGCCTCGACGCCCGACCGTGTCGCCTTCCGCTTCCTGGCAGGCGGCGACGTGGAGTCCGACAGCGTCACCTTCGGCCAACTGGCCGACCAGACGCGGGCCTTGGCGCTCAGCCTGCATGCGTCCGAGGAAATGGGCGCCTGCGTGCTGCTGCTGCTCGATTCGGGCCTGGCCTTCATCAAGGCCATGTTCGCCTGCATGTACGCCGGCCTGGTGCCGGTGGCGGTGGATCTGCCGCGGCCGAACCGACCCACCGACCGGCTGGAAGCCATCGTGCGCCATTCGGGCTGCCGCGCCCTCATCACCAGCAAGGCCGACCTGCCGCGCGTGGAGAAGCTGATCGTCGCGGTGCCGGCGCTCGCCGCGCTGGAATGCCACCTGGTCGACACCGCAACCGCCGGCCCGATCGCGGGGACGGCGCTGCCGCGTCCGGCGGCAGGGCACGCCGCCTTCATCCAGTACACGTCGGGCTCGACCAGCACGCCCAGGGGTGTCGTGGTCACGCACGGCAACCTGATGTCCAACCAGGTGCAGATCAAGTCCGCGTTCGAGCACGACGAACACACGAAATTCTGCGGCTGGCTGCCCATGTTCCACGACATGGGGCTGATCGGCAACGTGCTGCATCCGCTCTACCTGGGCATCGAGTGCACGCTCATGCCGCCCGCCGCCTTCGTGCAGCGGCCACTGCGCTGGCTGGACGCGATCTCCAGGTACGGCGCCACCACCGCGGGCGGCCCGAACTTCGCGTATGACCACTGCGTGAGCCGGATCGCGGAGGCCGAGATCGACAGGCTTGATCTCTCCGGCTGGCGTGCCGCCTTCAGCGGCGCCGAGGCGGTGCGCGCTTCGACGCTGCGGGAATTCGCGCGCAAGTTCGCGCGCGCCGGCTTCGACCCCACTGCCTTCCTGCCGTGCTACGGGCTGGCGGAAGCCACGCTGCTGGCGGCTGGCCATTCGCGCTTCGGGCGCGCCGAGCCTGTCGTGCTGCGCGTGGACCGCGCGCAGCTGGAACAAGGCCGCCTCCGGTGCGCCGACCCGGCGGCCGGTGCCGCGGCCGGCGTCGAACTGGTGTCCAACGGCCCGCCCGCCCCCGATCAGACCATCTTCATCGTCGATCCTGCGACCGTCCAGCCATGCGCTGCGGGCGAGATCGGCGAGATCTGGCTGGCCGGCCCCAACGTCTCGGCCCGCTATGCGCACGACGCCGAGCGCACCCAGAGCGTCCTGCACGCCCGGCTGCCCGGCTGCGAGCAGCGGTTTGTGGCCACGGGCGACTTGGGCACGCTCTGGAGCGGGGAACTGCTGGTGGTGGGGCGGCGGAAGAATCTGATCATCGTGCGCGGCCGCAAGATCCATGCGGAGGACCTGGAGCACCTGGTCGGCCGCAGCCACGAACTGTTCCAGCGCAACCGTTGCGCCGCATTCGCCGTGCAGGCCGACGCCGCCGGTGAGGAATCCGTGGTGATCGTGCAGGAAGCCGTGCGCCGCCCGCGCAGCGAGGCCGAGGTGCGGCAAGCGCTGGCCGGCGCGCTCGACCTGATCGCGGAGCATTTCGACCTCGTGCCGCTCGACATGGTGCTGGTGCTGCCAGGCACCATCCCGGTCACCACCAGCGGCAAGATCCGGCACGCGCCCTTGCGCAGGGCCTATCTGGCCGGCGAGATCATGCCGGCACCGGTGCGCGAAGGGTCGGCGGGCTGA
- a CDS encoding acyl carrier protein, with protein MNTEVENDVVDRVSAKPSATDIENWMVSYVSRVLGVDRARIDPGRYFNNNGLDSLTTIVMTEELGRWLGREIDPTLPYDHPSIRRFAAYLAAQGA; from the coding sequence ATGAACACGGAAGTTGAAAACGACGTCGTTGATCGGGTCTCTGCCAAGCCAAGCGCCACCGACATCGAGAACTGGATGGTCAGTTACGTCAGCCGGGTGCTCGGCGTGGATCGCGCCAGGATCGATCCGGGCCGCTACTTCAACAACAACGGCCTGGACTCCCTGACGACCATCGTCATGACCGAGGAACTCGGTCGCTGGCTCGGCCGCGAGATCGACCCCACCCTCCCGTACGACCATCCGAGCATCAGGCGCTTCGCGGCTTACCTGGCCGCCCAGGGCGCCTGA
- a CDS encoding beta-ketoacyl-ACP synthase III, which translates to MAGPQAVISGSGVFHPAHEITNEELVDSYNTFLKRRGAGGERPYADATPIVKASGIRSRRVIDKDGILDVDRMRPRLARRAATELSMQAEIGAHAARQALAAAGLEPARLGMVIAGATALERAYPAIAIELQQALGAQDACAFDISAACSCATFAIAIAADAIVAGSVDSALVVIPELATAQVDFRDRTSHFIFGDGAAAVVLQAADRVTAACSFRILGHARHTRFSNAIRNDFGFLSRCIDEATEPATFRQNGVKVMRDVVPLASGHILEHLGRLAIQPGDVQRVWLHQANAHINKLICEKLFGRPMDERRAPSILAEHGNLAAAGALAVFHRFRDDLRSGSVGVLCSFGAGYSAGSVVVQRM; encoded by the coding sequence TTGGCAGGGCCACAGGCGGTCATCAGCGGCAGCGGGGTGTTTCACCCCGCGCATGAAATCACCAACGAGGAGCTGGTGGACTCGTACAACACCTTCCTGAAGCGACGCGGCGCAGGCGGCGAGCGGCCCTATGCCGACGCCACCCCCATCGTCAAGGCCTCGGGCATCCGCAGCCGCCGGGTGATCGACAAGGACGGCATCCTGGACGTGGATCGCATGCGGCCGCGGCTGGCACGGCGGGCGGCGACCGAGTTGTCGATGCAGGCCGAGATCGGCGCGCACGCGGCGCGACAGGCGCTGGCGGCGGCCGGGCTCGAGCCGGCCCGGCTGGGGATGGTGATCGCCGGCGCCACTGCGCTGGAGCGCGCCTACCCCGCCATCGCGATCGAGCTGCAGCAGGCGCTGGGCGCCCAGGACGCATGCGCCTTCGACATCAGCGCCGCCTGTTCCTGCGCCACCTTCGCCATCGCGATCGCGGCCGACGCCATCGTCGCGGGCAGCGTGGACAGCGCGCTGGTGGTGATCCCGGAACTCGCCACCGCGCAGGTGGACTTCCGCGACCGGACCTCGCATTTCATCTTCGGCGATGGCGCGGCCGCGGTGGTGCTGCAGGCGGCGGACCGCGTGACCGCCGCCTGCAGCTTCCGCATCCTGGGGCACGCGCGGCACACCCGCTTCTCCAACGCGATCCGAAACGACTTCGGCTTCCTCTCGCGCTGCATCGACGAGGCCACGGAACCCGCGACCTTCCGCCAGAACGGCGTGAAGGTGATGCGCGACGTGGTGCCGCTGGCGAGCGGCCACATCCTGGAGCATCTGGGCCGGCTGGCGATCCAGCCGGGCGATGTACAGCGCGTCTGGCTGCACCAGGCCAATGCCCACATCAACAAGCTGATCTGCGAGAAGCTGTTCGGCCGCCCCATGGACGAGCGCCGCGCTCCCAGCATCCTCGCCGAGCACGGCAACCTGGCAGCCGCCGGCGCGCTTGCCGTCTTCCACCGATTCCGCGACGATCTGCGAAGCGGCTCCGTGGGCGTCCTTTGTTCCTTTGGCGCCGGCTATTCCGCCGGCAGTGTCGTGGTCCAGCGCATGTAA
- a CDS encoding BON domain-containing protein, whose amino-acid sequence MKQQRHPWFPRRLALTALAAVLAAGALGACVPLMVGGAAVGTLVAIDRRTSGAQLEDEGIEMRAANRLRGLMGERAHVNVTSYNRRVLLSGEVPDEAHKQTAEQAVTQVENVMGVVNELAIGPASTLTQRSADVLTTSRVRATLVDARDLFAGAFRVVTERGTVYLMGRVTQREADRATQLARSVGSVQKVVRMFEIISEDELARIQTYTRPQPPASQPPTR is encoded by the coding sequence ATGAAGCAACAACGACACCCCTGGTTCCCGCGCCGGCTGGCGCTCACCGCGCTGGCTGCGGTCCTCGCGGCCGGCGCGCTCGGCGCCTGCGTGCCCCTGATGGTGGGCGGCGCCGCGGTCGGCACGCTGGTGGCCATCGACCGCCGCACCTCCGGCGCCCAGCTGGAGGACGAGGGCATCGAGATGCGCGCGGCCAACCGCCTGCGCGGCCTGATGGGCGAGCGCGCCCACGTCAACGTCACCAGCTACAACCGCCGCGTGCTGCTGAGCGGCGAGGTGCCCGACGAGGCGCACAAGCAGACCGCCGAGCAGGCGGTCACGCAGGTCGAGAACGTGATGGGCGTGGTCAACGAGCTGGCCATCGGCCCGGCCAGCACGCTGACGCAGCGGTCGGCGGACGTGCTGACCACCAGCAGGGTGCGCGCGACCCTCGTCGATGCGCGCGACCTGTTCGCCGGCGCCTTCCGGGTGGTCACCGAGCGCGGCACGGTCTACCTGATGGGCCGCGTGACGCAGCGCGAGGCCGACCGCGCCACCCAGCTGGCCCGCTCGGTGGGCAGCGTGCAGAAGGTCGTGCGCATGTTCGAGATCATCAGCGAGGACGAGCTGGCCCGCATCCAGACCTACACGCGGCCGCAGCCGCCCGCGTCGCAGCCGCCGACGCGCTGA
- a CDS encoding alpha/beta fold hydrolase — protein sequence MTSNTATQPAVTAEDRIFRLLGMVLRATNALSTRLASRLLYWLWCHPIRHRPSARELAFKREAEVSEFRVNGVGYKLYAQGRGPAVLLVHGWDGRGTQMMAFFKPLVEAGFRVLTFDAHGHGESAGRQTNGVIISQMVAEVARQAGSLYAIVAHSMGGSFALVALEDIAVERIALIAPPQNMEAVYQKVEKRLGVPKAPGELFKQQLARDFPDVWNRFSIEQIVARLPHVKGLVVQDADDDFVLPHEGRAVHRSWPGAQLFMTEGYGHRKILRAEPVVRRVVDFLRQGRREPQQHGDAA from the coding sequence ATGACTTCGAATACAGCAACCCAGCCGGCGGTCACCGCCGAAGACCGCATCTTCCGCCTCCTGGGCATGGTGCTGCGGGCCACCAACGCGCTGAGCACGCGGCTGGCGAGCCGGCTGCTGTACTGGCTGTGGTGCCATCCGATCCGGCACCGCCCCTCCGCACGCGAGCTGGCTTTCAAGCGGGAGGCCGAGGTCAGCGAGTTCCGCGTCAACGGCGTCGGCTACAAGCTGTATGCGCAGGGCCGCGGACCGGCGGTGCTGCTGGTGCACGGCTGGGACGGCCGGGGCACGCAGATGATGGCCTTCTTCAAGCCGCTGGTGGAGGCCGGGTTCCGCGTGCTCACCTTCGACGCCCACGGCCATGGCGAGTCGGCGGGCCGGCAGACCAACGGCGTGATCATCAGCCAGATGGTGGCCGAGGTGGCGCGCCAGGCCGGCAGCCTGTACGCCATCGTCGCCCACTCCATGGGGGGCTCGTTCGCCCTGGTTGCGCTGGAGGACATCGCGGTCGAGCGCATCGCGCTGATCGCTCCGCCGCAGAACATGGAAGCGGTCTACCAGAAGGTCGAGAAGCGCCTGGGCGTGCCCAAGGCGCCAGGCGAGCTGTTCAAGCAGCAGCTGGCACGTGACTTTCCCGACGTGTGGAACCGTTTTTCCATCGAGCAGATCGTGGCGCGCCTTCCGCACGTCAAGGGCCTCGTGGTGCAGGATGCGGACGACGACTTCGTGCTGCCGCACGAGGGTCGCGCGGTGCACCGCAGCTGGCCCGGCGCGCAGCTGTTCATGACCGAGGGCTACGGCCATCGCAAGATCCTGCGGGCCGAGCCGGTGGTGCGCCGGGTGGTGGACTTCCTGCGGCAGGGCCGGCGCGAGCCGCAGCAGCACGGGGATGCGGCGTGA
- a CDS encoding acyl-CoA desaturase, which yields MSTYSETAPAAAVQQEDATPPRSRAVVYDRRLVGTKNFYAGLTVTVPTLFTAYAVFLAFREGVSGLDIAMCLVMYLLTLMGITVGFHRLLAHRSFVADRWVKIVFAVFGTWAAQAPVIHWVANHRRHHATSDQPGDPHSPHLSGSTLSGRIKGLWHAHIGSMFAPEVTNYATFGPDLLRDPDIRWLNNNYLWVVLSGLALPAAIGGLVTQSWWGAWTALVWGGFVRMFVVHHAIWAITSIAHTVGRRVYESGDHARNFALLALVTGGEGWHSTHHAFPRTAIFSTAPWQIDIGGIFIWALEKMGAAREVNRLTPEQMRAKALYR from the coding sequence ATGAGCACGTATTCGGAGACCGCTCCCGCAGCAGCGGTGCAACAAGAAGATGCCACACCCCCGCGTAGCAGGGCCGTCGTCTACGACCGCAGGCTGGTTGGCACGAAGAACTTCTATGCCGGGCTCACCGTGACCGTGCCCACGCTGTTCACCGCGTACGCGGTCTTTCTCGCTTTCCGCGAGGGCGTGAGCGGCCTGGATATCGCCATGTGCCTGGTGATGTACCTGCTCACGCTGATGGGCATCACGGTGGGGTTCCACCGGCTGCTGGCGCACCGCTCCTTCGTCGCCGACCGCTGGGTGAAGATCGTGTTCGCGGTCTTCGGCACCTGGGCCGCCCAGGCGCCCGTGATCCATTGGGTGGCCAACCATCGCAGACACCATGCGACCTCCGACCAGCCGGGCGATCCGCATTCGCCCCATCTGTCGGGCAGCACGCTGAGCGGGCGCATCAAGGGACTGTGGCACGCGCACATCGGCTCGATGTTTGCGCCGGAGGTGACCAACTACGCGACCTTCGGGCCCGATCTGCTGCGCGACCCCGACATCCGCTGGCTCAACAACAACTACCTGTGGGTCGTGCTGTCCGGCCTGGCGCTGCCGGCGGCCATCGGCGGCCTCGTCACACAGAGCTGGTGGGGCGCATGGACCGCTCTGGTGTGGGGCGGCTTCGTGCGCATGTTCGTCGTGCACCACGCGATCTGGGCCATCACCTCCATTGCGCACACCGTAGGCCGCCGCGTGTATGAGTCCGGCGACCACGCGCGCAACTTCGCGCTGCTCGCGCTCGTCACGGGCGGCGAGGGCTGGCACAGCACGCACCATGCGTTTCCGCGCACCGCGATCTTCTCGACCGCGCCGTGGCAGATCGACATCGGCGGCATCTTCATCTGGGCGCTGGAAAAGATGGGCGCGGCGCGCGAAGTCAACCGCCTCACACCCGAACAGATGCGCGCGAAAGCGCTTTACCGCTGA
- a CDS encoding PaaI family thioesterase: MNQQTDRREEILNATRTRTFTWEDPHKLFGIARTMSGLELMRKMMGGEIRLPPIMELVDFRLRRVDPGEVDFVFMPQEFHFSPIGTVHGGIACTLLDSAMSCGVYAAIPAGAAFTTLQLNVNLIRPITLESGELRCEGKVAHLGARTATAEARLVDSGGRLYAHSSTTCMIFPATSK, from the coding sequence ATGAACCAGCAGACCGATCGGCGCGAGGAAATCCTGAATGCAACGAGAACCCGCACCTTCACCTGGGAGGATCCGCACAAGCTGTTCGGCATCGCCCGCACCATGAGCGGCTTGGAACTGATGCGCAAGATGATGGGGGGCGAGATTCGCCTGCCGCCCATCATGGAACTGGTCGACTTCCGCCTTCGCCGCGTGGATCCCGGCGAGGTGGATTTCGTGTTCATGCCGCAGGAGTTCCACTTCAGCCCGATCGGCACGGTGCACGGCGGGATCGCCTGCACGCTGCTGGATTCCGCGATGAGCTGCGGGGTCTACGCGGCGATCCCGGCCGGCGCGGCGTTTACCACGCTGCAGTTGAACGTGAACCTGATCCGGCCGATCACGCTGGAAAGCGGCGAGCTGCGCTGCGAGGGCAAGGTCGCCCATCTCGGCGCGCGCACCGCCACCGCCGAGGCCCGCCTGGTGGACTCCGGGGGCAGGCTTTACGCCCACAGCTCCACCACCTGCATGATCTTCCCGGCGACGTCCAAGTAG
- a CDS encoding acyl-CoA dehydrogenase family protein yields the protein MQPQDHPRACWEDLLRIEEQLTEEERALQAALRRFAAGELAARVRELYRSETTPRELFLQFGGMGLLGATIQGWGCAGMNSVCAGLIGFELERVDSAFHTMVSSQSNLVMHAIHRFGSQAQKDRYLPRLAAGEAIGCFGLTEPDHGSDPSRLASTARPHGDGFVLSGRKTWISNAPIADLFVIWAKAGTPAMIRGFILERGMPGLSTAAITGKLGLRASATGDVVMDEVLVPPFQVLGDAAGMRGPLACINKARYGLCWGAMGAATAVWHEARGYVLQRRQFGRPLAANQLVQKKLADMQTEIALGLAAALQAGRLLDQGRLPAEAIAMLKRNACGKALDIARTARDMLGGNGMSDAYSVMRHMCNLEALNTYEGTSDVNALVLGHAQTGISAFSI from the coding sequence ATGCAACCGCAGGACCATCCGCGCGCTTGCTGGGAGGATCTGCTGCGCATCGAGGAGCAGCTGACCGAGGAAGAGCGCGCGCTGCAGGCGGCGCTGCGCAGGTTCGCGGCGGGCGAGCTGGCTGCGCGCGTGCGCGAGCTGTACCGCAGCGAGACCACGCCACGCGAGCTGTTCCTGCAGTTCGGCGGCATGGGGCTGCTGGGCGCCACCATCCAGGGCTGGGGCTGCGCTGGCATGAACAGCGTGTGCGCCGGCCTGATCGGCTTCGAGCTGGAACGCGTGGATTCCGCCTTCCACACCATGGTCAGCTCGCAGTCCAACCTGGTGATGCACGCCATCCACCGCTTCGGCAGCCAAGCGCAGAAGGACCGCTACCTGCCGCGCCTGGCCGCGGGCGAGGCCATCGGCTGCTTCGGCCTGACCGAACCCGATCATGGCTCCGACCCCAGCCGCCTGGCCAGCACCGCGCGCCCGCACGGAGATGGCTTCGTGCTGTCCGGCCGCAAGACCTGGATCAGCAACGCGCCGATCGCGGACCTGTTCGTGATCTGGGCCAAGGCCGGAACGCCGGCGATGATCCGCGGCTTCATCCTGGAGCGCGGCATGCCGGGCCTGTCCACCGCCGCCATCACGGGCAAGCTGGGCCTGCGCGCCTCCGCCACCGGCGATGTGGTGATGGACGAGGTGCTCGTCCCGCCCTTCCAGGTGCTCGGGGACGCGGCAGGCATGCGCGGGCCGCTGGCCTGCATCAACAAGGCGCGCTATGGCCTGTGCTGGGGCGCCATGGGCGCGGCCACCGCCGTCTGGCACGAGGCGCGGGGCTACGTGCTGCAGCGCCGCCAGTTCGGCCGGCCACTTGCAGCCAACCAGCTGGTGCAAAAGAAGCTGGCGGACATGCAGACCGAGATCGCGCTGGGACTGGCGGCCGCGCTGCAGGCCGGGCGCCTGCTGGACCAGGGACGGTTGCCGGCCGAAGCCATTGCCATGCTCAAGCGCAATGCGTGCGGCAAGGCGTTGGACATCGCGCGCACGGCGCGTGACATGCTGGGGGGCAACGGCATGTCGGACGCCTACTCGGTGATGCGGCACATGTGCAACCTGGAGGCCCTCAACACCTATGAAGGCACCAGCGACGTCAACGCGCTGGTCCTCGGCCACGCGCAGACCGGCATCTCGGCCTTCTCGATCTGA
- a CDS encoding phosphoheptose isomerase, whose product MLEQRIQQHFIDSADLKYQAAQSLSKPIAAAVQAVLACVTSGGKVLACGNGGSAADAQHFSAEFVGRFERERPELAAIALTTDSSILTAVGNDYDFNRIFSKQVRALGQAGDVLLALSTSGNSANVLAAIEAAHEREMTVLALTGRGGGKIGAALRETDVHICVPHERTARIQEVHILALHCICDGVDAQLLGEQETPT is encoded by the coding sequence ATGCTCGAACAACGGATCCAACAGCACTTCATCGACAGCGCCGACCTGAAGTACCAGGCCGCGCAGTCGCTGAGCAAGCCGATCGCGGCGGCCGTGCAGGCGGTGCTGGCCTGCGTCACCAGCGGCGGCAAGGTGCTGGCCTGCGGCAACGGCGGGTCGGCCGCCGACGCGCAGCATTTCTCGGCGGAGTTCGTGGGCCGCTTCGAACGCGAGCGGCCCGAGCTGGCCGCCATCGCCCTGACCACCGACAGCTCCATCCTGACGGCGGTCGGCAACGACTACGACTTCAACCGCATCTTCTCCAAGCAGGTACGCGCCCTGGGCCAGGCCGGCGACGTGCTGCTGGCTCTCTCCACCAGCGGCAACTCGGCCAACGTGCTGGCCGCCATCGAGGCGGCGCACGAGCGCGAGATGACGGTGCTGGCGCTCACCGGGCGCGGCGGCGGCAAGATCGGCGCCGCGCTGCGCGAGACCGACGTGCACATCTGCGTGCCCCACGAACGCACCGCCCGCATCCAGGAGGTGCACATCCTGGCGCTGCACTGCATCTGCGACGGCGTAGACGCCCAGCTGCTGGGAGAACAGGAAACCCCGACATGA